The following nucleotide sequence is from Synchiropus splendidus isolate RoL2022-P1 chromosome 1, RoL_Sspl_1.0, whole genome shotgun sequence.
ATGCTGTATGAAACAGAAAATCAACAAGTggggtaaaaaacaaaaaggaaaacaaagcgAAAAGAGGTCAACCCTTCTGATAGTGTACATTAAGGGAGATCAACAAGCATTTGAATATTttacaaaatgtcatttttaagttCATTatcctggtttaaaaaaaactcatttgggttgtttaaaaaaaggtggCTAATTTTGAACCCATAAAACTGAAGCCACTCTGCTGACTTTTGTTACTGCTTATGATCTTTCCTCTCTGACGTAGCTTCTTGAGCCAGAGCGATGACTACTTGCATCACTGCAGGGAAAGCACTAAAGGTATCCGTGCCACACCTAAAATAACAGGAAATGCCGCGCACAAGAATGACTCATCAGTTTATGGGGtaaagcagaaaatgaatgatcGTAGCTACAATTCCCTTGTGCGCTTTCCAGTGAGTTCATCAAGGGTGGGCAAAGTGCAGGCCGGGGGTTACATGTGGTCAGAGCAAGACGACAAATGAAAAATCTCACCTTTCTCGCCTACTATTTTAATCCTAAATAtagctctttttttttcggCCTTTATTTCCTTTTCCACCTATGTTAATCTTCCACCATTGCTGTTAATAGTTGTATCAATTCTATCTATTGAAGTGttgaaatgttaaatgaaagactattttaatgaaatgaataaagaagCTCTTCCCGtagatattatttatattaagaaTCTTTAGTTAAAAagagatattaaaaaaataaaatattttctaacAACATTTTAactaatgtaaaaatatttttaggttatttatttatttattttaattaaatctCTTATTCTGCCTTTTGGTTTGACAGCCTGTCACAATGGTTAGTATGTCCTGTTAGAAAATTTAAATTGTTTAATTTTACTTGTGgattacataataataattatacaaTCATTTATTCATACAAGATATATTCTTGTGTTTAAGAGGCAATATCTGGAATTCTGGAATCTGGCTCGTAAGAATTATTCAAATCTCCATGGCCATGAGGCGTAGCAGAGGAAGTGATGAAATCATAAACATTGGAATGCACACAGTCaggttgatttttttctttcactgttttCACATCGTGTGTTGCTCATTAACCAGCGCGTCgctcactttcattttctaaGGGGAAGCACTTTTCACCTCTTCAACCACTAATACATTTGTTGCCACCAGCAATCCATAAATACCTTGATACCGAGACGACAAAATCCCACAGGTGATTCAAGACATTCCTGATCCCGCACGTATGGAAAGTGAAAAGAATCAACATATAAGAGGCATCCTGCTGCACAGGTGAGTACAGAGCGGACACCTGACAGCTACTTTTCTGCAATGGAGACTTTTCAGAAACTCAGCATGATCTTCTACACTTGCTTGATTCTCAGCCTGATTGGCAGCGCATCATCCCTCAGATGCAGATGGGTGGATCATAAATTCCAGCAACTGAGCTCCAATGCGATACGGTGTCTAAATGAGATGGTAATGTAttattctcattattattagtGCTAAATTCTTAGAtgcattatatttaaataaatgtattcgtCAATACACAGTATTTGATTTTTATGACTCAATTGTGAGTTTAGAATTCTAAATTAGATTTTAATCTTACATAGAGTAATTTGGTTTTGtcaacattgtctttttttcagtaGATTATGCTTGTATTTGAGTTGAGAATTTCTGAGGGAATTGGTGAATTGGGGGGGATTAatgtacaaacacacattaaatTTGTGGTTTTGCTTTGCAAATATCTATCTAGAATTCCTGATAGATGTTTGCAGTGTACTTGATACATGGGTatgaaaatgacttttaaaggtaatttctttgtttttaggcCAATACCTCTTTGAACGACAGTGACAACTCAGACATGGTCCTTGCTGATTTTCCACAACATCTCTACATGCTGGCATCCGCAGCTACAGTAGGTTTATACACGgtcaaaaaaacaataaaaatcatatgacaaatgtttatttatttgttgatgatgatggttatttttaatttctttatttgttcTTCCAGGATGAACATCGACTTCACTTTGTGGTGCAAGTTCTGGACGAGGTGGCCAAGCTgttccaggaggatcacagttCAGCAGCATGGGGAGAAGTCACAGTGGATCACTTTCTTCATTCTGTGACCCAGCAAGCAAATGGACTTCGTTCTTGTGTAAGTGACAACAGTCGATTAG
It contains:
- the LOC128748533 gene encoding interferon a3-like, with translation MANTSLNDSDNSDMVLADFPQHLYMLASAATDEHRLHFVVQVLDEVAKLFQEDHSSAAWGEVTVDHFLHSVTQQANGLRSCYQHLNRKNRRLHMYFKTLAFDLQQMEYSAEAWEMVRAAVKLHLFRAQLLVQPPMAGQ